The Pueribacillus theae genome includes the window ATGGACAGACCCTATAACGAAAGCGAAAGGCTATGTAGCATTTGATTCGGTTGTTAATGGAGTTGCAGGTGGAGGAATTCGAATGAGAGAGGGGGTAACGAAGGAAGAAGTGCAGCGATTGGCTCGAACGATGACGTTAAAGGTTGCTGCATTGGATCAGCCGATTGGAGGAGTCAAAGGAGGGATTGATTACCCGTCGACGGCACCTGATAGTAAGGAAGTCCTTAAACGTTTTTTAGAAGCGCATAAGCCAATTCTTATGCATATGTGGGGTACAAGTGAAGATTTAGGAACTCGTAAAGAGGATATTGAACATATTATCGTACATGATCTAGGACTTCAATCAAGTGCAGAAGCTTTACTCAATAAACTAGATAATAAAGAGATGATTATGAGTAATCTGAACAAAGGCTTACAATTGTCAGTTGATGGAATTCCGATTGTCGAGGTTGCGACAGGGTACGGAGTTTCGGTAGCTACAATAGAAGCAGTTCAATGGCTTGGCAAAGATATAAACGCTGCAACGGTTTCAATCCAAGGTTTTGGAAGTGTAGGAGCTACTACGGCTAAATCTTTGTCTAAAGAAGGTGCTAAAATTGTTGCTGTAGCAGATGTAAATGGTACAATCTTCCACCCTGATGGACTTGATATCGATCTTCTCCTACAAGCAAAAGATGAAAAAGGCAACATACATCGAGAAATGCTCCCTGCAGAATATGAAAATCTACCTCGTTCAGCTTGGTTAGAGCAAGAAGTAGATGTGCTTATACCAGCAGCTATTGCTGATGCGATCAATGAGGATAATCAGTCATCCATTAAAGCGCAGCTAATTGTAGAAGCGGCAAATATACCAGTAACAGAAGAAGCAGAGAGAATATTGTTTGAAAAAGAGGTATATGTCATTCCAGACTTTATTGCGAATAGTGGAGGTGGAGGAATATTCGGCGCTTTAATGTATAAAAATGTATCCCCGGACGTAGAAAGCATTCTCGGATATCTGAATAAACAAATATCAGGAGCAACGAAATCAATGCTTAGCCAGTCCGCCGAACAAAAAATAAC containing:
- a CDS encoding Glu/Leu/Phe/Val family dehydrogenase: MLTSYLVTEWTDPITKAKGYVAFDSVVNGVAGGGIRMREGVTKEEVQRLARTMTLKVAALDQPIGGVKGGIDYPSTAPDSKEVLKRFLEAHKPILMHMWGTSEDLGTRKEDIEHIIVHDLGLQSSAEALLNKLDNKEMIMSNLNKGLQLSVDGIPIVEVATGYGVSVATIEAVQWLGKDINAATVSIQGFGSVGATTAKSLSKEGAKIVAVADVNGTIFHPDGLDIDLLLQAKDEKGNIHREMLPAEYENLPRSAWLEQEVDVLIPAAIADAINEDNQSSIKAQLIVEAANIPVTEEAERILFEKEVYVIPDFIANSGGGGIFGALMYKNVSPDVESILGYLNKQISGATKSMLSQSAEQKITPRQAAIQQLDKDRVTLSE